A single window of Archangium gephyra DNA harbors:
- the sctU gene encoding type III secretion system export apparatus subunit SctU yields the protein MSDEKTEEPSQKKLDDARKKGQVWKSKDLTAVFGFVVGLGVVKATWSNVEERVTELFHFSFDHIAHPENIAAATGQLMTMGLNAVLLLTVPIVAAVAVMGGLVEFLQVGSLFTMDPLMPKLEKLNPIEGLKNLFTKKQIVEIIKNLTKIGIAAYVTVGVVRDSMPLVVETVRRDVPTILAIMGELTYRVAVRVGMVFFLFGIFDVWWQRKSYMKDQMMSKEDVKKEYKESEGDPHNKAKRKEMAHELLEGAQMEAVKDADVIVTNPDHVAVALKYDKDADVAPKVLAKGLDFKAERIKALARDLDVPTLRNVPLAHALLRVEVGEQIPEELYDAVAEVLNFVYGLKNPTPAARA from the coding sequence ATGTCCGACGAGAAGACAGAAGAACCCTCACAAAAGAAGCTCGACGACGCCCGCAAGAAGGGCCAGGTCTGGAAGAGCAAGGACCTGACGGCCGTGTTCGGCTTCGTGGTGGGCCTGGGCGTGGTCAAGGCCACCTGGTCCAACGTGGAGGAGCGGGTCACCGAGCTGTTCCACTTCAGCTTCGATCACATCGCGCACCCGGAGAACATCGCGGCGGCCACCGGTCAGCTCATGACCATGGGGCTCAACGCGGTGCTCCTGCTCACCGTGCCGATCGTGGCGGCCGTGGCCGTCATGGGCGGCCTGGTGGAGTTCCTCCAGGTGGGCTCGCTGTTCACGATGGATCCGCTGATGCCCAAGCTGGAGAAGCTCAACCCCATCGAGGGGTTGAAGAATCTCTTCACCAAGAAGCAGATCGTCGAGATCATCAAGAACCTGACGAAGATCGGCATCGCCGCCTACGTCACCGTCGGCGTGGTGCGCGACTCCATGCCCCTGGTGGTGGAGACGGTGCGCCGGGACGTCCCGACCATCCTCGCCATCATGGGCGAGCTCACCTACCGCGTCGCCGTGCGCGTGGGCATGGTGTTCTTCCTCTTCGGCATCTTCGACGTCTGGTGGCAGCGCAAGTCGTACATGAAGGACCAGATGATGTCGAAGGAGGACGTGAAGAAGGAATACAAGGAGAGCGAGGGCGATCCGCACAACAAGGCCAAGCGCAAGGAGATGGCGCACGAGCTCCTGGAAGGCGCGCAGATGGAGGCCGTGAAGGACGCGGACGTCATCGTCACCAACCCGGACCACGTGGCCGTGGCGCTCAAGTACGACAAGGACGCGGACGTGGCGCCCAAGGTGCTGGCCAAGGGCCTGGACTTCAAGGCCGAGCGCATCAAGGCCCTGGCGCGCGACCTGGACGTGCCCACGCTGCGCAACGTGCCCCTGGCGCACGCCCTGCTGCGCGTGGAGGTGGGCGAGCAGATCCCCGAGGAGCTGTATGACGCCGTCGCCGAGGTGCTCAACTTCGTCTACGGCCTGAAGAATCCCACTCCGGCGGCCCGGGCCTGA
- a CDS encoding flagellar biosynthetic protein FliR, producing MNVSEVIARMTEQANLSLVIFTMGLLMCRIMPVLVLSPFLGGEVIPPEIKMGVGVMLSGVLFPAVSARMGAIPTSAFPYIGLMLKEIFIGVALASIVNVVFEAARVAGNLVDTMSGSNNAQLYVPQLGTQVSIFASLKVQLAVVLFLTLNGHHLVIEALAESFAIVPLDRFPRFSLGEWAFFELFIRSFADLLKISLALAAPAMLAAFLTDMALGAVNRVAPQVQVFFISMAIKPLVGVVIVFLSLGLIMERMQTEFAAMLATLRHAIRLLG from the coding sequence ATGAACGTCTCCGAAGTCATCGCCCGGATGACGGAGCAGGCGAACCTCTCGCTCGTCATCTTCACCATGGGCCTGCTGATGTGCCGGATCATGCCGGTGCTGGTGCTCTCCCCATTCCTGGGCGGCGAAGTCATCCCCCCGGAGATCAAGATGGGCGTGGGCGTCATGCTCTCCGGCGTGCTCTTTCCGGCCGTCAGCGCACGCATGGGGGCCATCCCCACCAGCGCGTTCCCCTACATCGGGTTGATGCTCAAGGAGATCTTCATCGGCGTGGCGCTGGCGTCCATCGTCAACGTCGTCTTCGAGGCGGCGCGCGTGGCCGGCAACCTCGTGGACACCATGTCCGGCAGCAACAACGCCCAGCTCTACGTGCCGCAGCTCGGCACGCAGGTGTCCATCTTCGCCAGCCTCAAGGTGCAGCTGGCGGTGGTGCTCTTCCTCACCCTCAACGGCCACCACCTGGTCATCGAGGCGCTCGCCGAGAGCTTCGCCATCGTCCCGTTGGATCGCTTCCCGCGCTTCAGCCTGGGCGAGTGGGCCTTCTTCGAGCTCTTCATCCGCTCCTTCGCGGACCTGCTGAAGATCTCCCTGGCGCTCGCCGCGCCGGCCATGCTGGCCGCCTTCCTCACGGACATGGCGCTGGGCGCAGTCAACCGCGTGGCGCCCCAGGTCCAGGTGTTCTTCATCTCCATGGCCATCAAACCCCTGGTGGGCGTGGTCATCGTCTTCTTGTCGCTCGGCCTCATCATGGAGCGGATGCAGACGGAGTTCGCCGCCATGCTGGCCACGCTCCGCCACGCCATCCGCCTGCTCGGCTGA
- the fliQ gene encoding flagellar biosynthesis protein FliQ, protein MHQLNSILQQALYLVLVVSAPPVLMSLLVGFIIAVFQATTQIQEQTLSFAPKVIIVFGVLALTGPWIGNQLVRFTFHVFDQFPALIK, encoded by the coding sequence ATGCACCAGCTGAACTCCATCCTCCAGCAGGCGCTCTATCTCGTGCTCGTCGTCTCGGCTCCGCCCGTGCTGATGAGCCTCCTGGTGGGCTTCATCATCGCCGTCTTCCAGGCCACCACTCAGATCCAGGAGCAGACGCTCTCGTTCGCTCCCAAGGTCATCATCGTCTTCGGCGTGCTGGCGCTCACCGGCCCGTGGATCGGCAACCAGTTGGTCCGCTTCACCTTCCACGTGTTCGATCAGTTCCCGGCACTGATCAAATGA
- the sctR gene encoding type III secretion system export apparatus subunit SctR: MRFTNVRLPALRLSPWLFAVVFALEPFLAFAQRNKRGGGAAAADVAVNVDAVSPDSFASRPLVLMLALAALSLVPFVLMMVTSFVKISVVLSIVRSALGTQQIPPTQVITGLAIILTVYIMAPVGQNMYRAAEVDILSKGPSLLSSESVGTLLEAANKSKEPLRAFLIKKVTAKDRALFFNLARKMRTEEDRKDLTDKDFMTIVPAFVVSELKEAFQIGFLLFVPFIVIDMVVANILLALGMHMLSPTTISMPFKLLLFVLVDGWYLIAKGLVVGYL, encoded by the coding sequence GTGAGATTCACCAACGTCCGCCTCCCCGCCCTTCGCCTGTCGCCCTGGCTTTTCGCCGTGGTGTTCGCGCTGGAGCCCTTCCTCGCCTTCGCCCAGCGCAACAAGCGCGGGGGTGGTGCCGCCGCCGCTGACGTCGCCGTGAACGTCGACGCGGTGAGCCCCGACTCCTTCGCCTCGCGGCCGCTGGTGCTGATGCTGGCGCTGGCCGCCCTGTCGCTCGTCCCCTTCGTGTTGATGATGGTGACGAGCTTCGTGAAGATCTCCGTGGTGCTCTCCATCGTGCGCTCGGCACTGGGCACCCAGCAGATTCCGCCCACCCAGGTCATCACCGGCCTGGCCATCATCCTCACCGTCTACATCATGGCCCCGGTGGGCCAGAACATGTACCGGGCCGCCGAGGTGGACATCCTCTCCAAGGGGCCCTCGCTGCTGTCCTCGGAGTCGGTGGGCACCTTGTTGGAAGCGGCCAACAAGTCCAAGGAGCCGCTGCGCGCCTTCCTCATCAAGAAGGTCACCGCGAAGGACCGCGCGCTCTTCTTCAACCTGGCCCGGAAGATGCGCACCGAGGAGGACAGGAAGGACCTCACGGACAAGGACTTCATGACCATCGTCCCGGCCTTCGTGGTCTCCGAGCTCAAGGAGGCCTTCCAGATCGGCTTCCTGCTCTTCGTGCCCTTCATCGTCATCGACATGGTGGTGGCCAACATCCTGCTGGCGCTCGGCATGCACATGCTCTCGCCCACCACCATCTCCATGCCCTTCAAGCTGCTTCTCTTCGTCCTCGTCGACGGCTGGTACCTCATCGCCAAGGGCCTGGTCGTCGGTTACCTGTGA
- a CDS encoding FliO/MopB family protein, producing the protein MAVSSVFPPRPVWLVCACVLLAPLARADAPASSAPPAPAATTAQVAPAAPPPSPVDEFGAPSQPPAGLEEEPESLTWMLTRTLLLFGAVVASIYLTLNVGLRRLMGLQGVPAGRPSVVSVLERVPLDQRRTLFVLKAADEYLLVGGGESGLQLLSKLDTAAVERIRSESPPSNVISLSPFLQKLLARRDATQQGAPATQPSGTEPPGA; encoded by the coding sequence ATGGCAGTGTCTTCCGTGTTCCCCCCGCGTCCGGTCTGGCTGGTGTGCGCGTGCGTCCTGCTGGCGCCGCTGGCCCGGGCCGACGCTCCCGCCTCGAGCGCACCGCCGGCCCCCGCCGCCACCACAGCGCAGGTGGCTCCCGCCGCTCCGCCGCCCTCTCCCGTGGATGAGTTCGGGGCGCCCTCGCAGCCGCCCGCGGGCCTGGAGGAGGAGCCCGAGAGCCTCACATGGATGCTGACGCGCACGCTGCTGCTGTTCGGCGCGGTGGTGGCCTCCATCTACCTCACGCTCAACGTGGGCCTGCGCAGGCTGATGGGCTTGCAGGGCGTGCCCGCGGGGCGGCCCTCGGTGGTGTCGGTGTTGGAGCGGGTGCCGCTGGATCAGCGCCGCACCCTCTTCGTGCTCAAGGCCGCGGACGAGTACCTGCTGGTGGGCGGAGGCGAGAGCGGCCTCCAGTTGCTCTCCAAGCTCGACACCGCGGCGGTGGAGCGCATCCGCTCCGAGAGCCCGCCGTCCAACGTCATCTCCCTCTCTCCCTTCCTCCAGAAGCTCCTCGCCCGCCGCGACGCCACGCAGCAGGGGGCTCCTGCTACCCAACCGAGCGGCACCGAGCCGCCGGGCGCCTGA
- the sctQ gene encoding type III secretion system cytoplasmic ring protein SctQ — protein sequence MSSLDLDDESGPQERTMVVDARQLKRPAAPIAPGKPWKPYSFPRLEKVSLNESRLTSRVKWLTPKAEAAEALCTRLKGLFDTQVGFSLEGVRAVGPGELRRHLAEPTFLSFLVPGPHRGRAVLEIELPLAHMAVDTLLGGAGEAVGVRPLTDIEEGVASFVILEALKALVPGMDPSQPKLRLEGVARGLDEAVSRLSEDGPVLVVQLRARLGSQEGMVRLFVPSGVLDVLEPAQAAEQRRAALQADIQANLRRLSSVRTWLRAEIAQAEISSRDLAGLRVKDVVLVDAFSARPDRGEDGTARLLLGLARKGCLAADVFLEDGQYRARITGLVPGDQSFPRRVPSEADESAAEALGDTGDEEFTNPEMRNPLAESGALDDRMDSGDLLGDIPLQISVELARVPVTADQVVALRVGQVVELRRAPGEPVDLSVNGKVIARGELVEVEGQLGVRVLSLAG from the coding sequence ATGAGCAGTCTCGACCTGGACGACGAGTCCGGTCCGCAGGAGCGCACCATGGTGGTCGACGCCCGGCAGCTCAAGCGTCCGGCCGCCCCCATTGCCCCGGGCAAGCCGTGGAAGCCCTATTCCTTCCCCAGACTGGAGAAGGTGTCGCTCAACGAGTCCCGGCTCACCTCGCGCGTCAAGTGGCTGACGCCCAAGGCCGAGGCCGCCGAGGCGCTGTGCACCCGGCTCAAGGGCCTCTTCGACACGCAGGTGGGTTTCTCCCTGGAAGGGGTGCGGGCGGTCGGCCCGGGCGAGCTGCGCCGCCACCTGGCCGAGCCCACCTTCCTGTCCTTCCTGGTGCCCGGTCCGCATCGCGGGCGCGCGGTGCTGGAGATTGAGCTGCCCCTGGCGCACATGGCGGTGGACACGCTGCTGGGTGGCGCGGGCGAGGCCGTGGGCGTGCGGCCCCTGACGGATATCGAAGAGGGCGTGGCGAGCTTCGTCATCCTCGAGGCGCTCAAGGCGCTGGTGCCGGGGATGGATCCGAGCCAGCCCAAGCTGCGCCTGGAGGGCGTGGCGCGCGGCCTGGACGAGGCGGTGTCGCGGCTGAGCGAGGACGGGCCGGTGTTGGTGGTCCAGCTCCGGGCCCGGCTCGGCTCGCAGGAGGGCATGGTGCGCCTCTTCGTGCCCTCGGGCGTGCTGGACGTGCTGGAGCCGGCGCAGGCGGCCGAGCAGCGCCGGGCGGCGTTGCAGGCGGACATCCAGGCCAATCTGCGCCGGCTGTCCTCGGTCCGCACCTGGCTGCGGGCGGAGATCGCCCAGGCGGAGATCTCCAGCCGCGACCTGGCGGGCCTCCGGGTGAAGGACGTGGTGCTGGTGGATGCGTTCTCGGCCCGGCCGGACCGGGGCGAGGACGGCACCGCCCGGCTGCTGCTGGGGCTGGCCCGCAAGGGCTGCCTGGCCGCGGACGTGTTCCTGGAGGATGGCCAGTACCGGGCACGCATCACCGGTCTGGTGCCGGGAGATCAGTCCTTCCCACGGCGCGTGCCCTCCGAGGCGGATGAGTCCGCGGCGGAGGCCCTGGGAGACACGGGGGACGAGGAGTTCACCAACCCCGAGATGCGCAACCCTTTGGCGGAGAGTGGTGCCTTGGACGACAGAATGGATTCGGGCGACCTGCTGGGTGACATCCCGCTGCAGATCTCCGTGGAGCTGGCGCGGGTGCCGGTGACGGCGGATCAGGTGGTGGCCCTGCGGGTGGGCCAGGTGGTGGAGCTGCGCCGGGCGCCGGGTGAGCCGGTGGACCTGTCGGTGAATGGCAAGGTGATTGCCCGGGGCGAGCTGGTGGAGGTGGAGGGGCAGCTGGGTGTCCGGGTCCTCTCGCTCGCGGGCTGA
- a CDS encoding flagellar hook-length control protein FliK has translation MSRVEDDRQAQKAAERLVQEKRLQESKAKQRQEGESAFSKLVQQQKSAQTQQPQQQNLGKSVLARLQQEGKAGDLRGQQRQTGMSEGQVSGGRQSESPQMTQARKQDQGVTQTRVESRAADAKDTSKALDERGEALDKDSDNAAMGVQARREKGPIKADADGGGKGGGDGKDKKDGAEAAASFRFNPALMAPVPVAKPKPTSGSERLRAIANEIAQKIVERVRVGTNAAGNAEFQIDLRNDVLKGLSIKLSAKNGKIHATFSGSDKDVLKMLEEQRETLKNALAGRGLTLEELRVEAKS, from the coding sequence ATGAGCCGAGTCGAAGACGATCGTCAGGCGCAGAAGGCCGCGGAGCGGCTGGTCCAGGAGAAGCGTCTCCAGGAGTCCAAGGCGAAGCAGCGCCAGGAGGGGGAGTCCGCCTTCTCCAAGCTGGTCCAGCAGCAGAAGTCCGCGCAGACGCAGCAGCCCCAGCAGCAGAACCTGGGCAAGTCCGTGCTCGCGCGCCTGCAGCAGGAGGGCAAGGCGGGAGACCTGCGCGGTCAGCAGCGCCAGACGGGCATGTCCGAGGGCCAGGTGTCCGGGGGCCGCCAGTCGGAGTCGCCCCAGATGACGCAGGCCAGGAAGCAGGACCAGGGCGTGACGCAGACGCGCGTCGAGTCGCGCGCGGCGGACGCCAAGGACACCAGCAAGGCCCTGGATGAGCGCGGCGAGGCGCTCGACAAGGACAGCGACAACGCCGCCATGGGCGTGCAGGCCCGGCGCGAGAAGGGCCCCATCAAGGCCGACGCGGACGGCGGGGGCAAGGGCGGCGGGGACGGCAAGGACAAGAAGGACGGCGCCGAGGCGGCCGCCAGCTTCCGCTTCAACCCCGCGCTGATGGCGCCCGTGCCGGTGGCCAAGCCCAAGCCCACCTCGGGCTCGGAGCGGCTGCGCGCCATCGCCAATGAGATCGCCCAAAAGATCGTCGAGCGCGTGCGCGTGGGCACCAACGCCGCGGGCAACGCGGAGTTCCAGATCGACCTGCGCAACGACGTCCTCAAGGGCCTGTCCATCAAGCTCAGCGCGAAGAACGGGAAGATCCACGCCACCTTCAGCGGCAGCGACAAGGACGTGCTGAAGATGCTCGAGGAGCAGCGTGAGACGCTGAAGAACGCGCTGGCCGGACGCGGGCTCACCCTCGAGGAGCTGCGCGTCGAGGCGAAGTCATGA
- a CDS encoding flagellar assembly protein FliH yields MPPYRLQTLLEMRERAKEEAEQAFSDAVKALDKQKAELKRLEQELETRKAERKQKVMAYLQGLMAKGTTGPNSFTMMNRYEERLKDEEAQLALEIERQKEVVKTAEKLVEQRRREMAEAAKELKAIEKHKENWQKQIRAERQAKEELNQEEIGNTLFLMRQRK; encoded by the coding sequence ATGCCCCCCTACCGGTTGCAGACCCTGCTCGAGATGCGCGAGCGCGCCAAGGAGGAGGCCGAACAGGCCTTCTCCGACGCCGTCAAGGCGCTGGACAAGCAGAAGGCCGAGCTCAAGCGCCTGGAGCAGGAGCTCGAGACGCGCAAGGCCGAGCGCAAGCAGAAGGTCATGGCCTACCTCCAGGGACTCATGGCCAAGGGGACTACCGGCCCCAACAGCTTCACGATGATGAACCGGTACGAGGAGCGCCTCAAGGACGAGGAGGCGCAGCTCGCGCTGGAGATCGAGCGCCAGAAGGAGGTCGTCAAGACGGCCGAGAAGCTGGTGGAGCAGCGCCGGCGCGAGATGGCCGAGGCCGCCAAGGAGCTCAAGGCCATCGAGAAGCACAAGGAGAACTGGCAGAAGCAGATCCGGGCCGAGCGTCAGGCCAAGGAGGAGCTGAACCAGGAGGAAATCGGGAACACCTTGTTCCTGATGCGTCAGCGCAAGTAA
- the sctN gene encoding type III secretion system ATPase SctN encodes MALDLQRYFSLIKEAPLYRVQGRVTELTGLVIKASVPGVRVGELVLIKGHGGRNSVKAEVVGFQGDEVMLMPLGELLGIGPDSEVVPTGRPLSIKCGEGLLGRVLNGIGEPMDGKPLPTEGLFDWSVDRDCPDPFKRQRIERPLPLGVRCIDGLLTVGEGQRVGLFAGSGVGKSTLMGQIARNTKADLCVVALIGERGREVREFIEDAMGEEGMKRSVLVCATSDQPSLVRLRAAYVATAIAEYFRERGGNVLFMLDTVTRLARAQREIGLAIGEPPARQGYPPSVFSMLPRILERTGNSDKGKCTAIYTCLVAGGDMEEPIADEVRGILDGHFILNRALGERNQWPAMDVLASLSRVMSGIVSKDHKKAAGKLRETLATYEKQRDLILLGAYQYGTDPRTDYAIDKYDAIIDFLKQDTHSNSGFDETVEQLIALFEE; translated from the coding sequence ATGGCTCTCGATCTCCAGCGCTACTTCTCCCTCATCAAGGAAGCGCCGCTGTACCGGGTGCAGGGCCGCGTCACCGAGCTGACGGGTCTGGTCATCAAGGCGAGCGTGCCCGGCGTGCGCGTGGGCGAGCTGGTCCTCATCAAGGGCCACGGCGGCCGCAACTCGGTGAAGGCCGAGGTGGTGGGCTTCCAGGGTGATGAGGTCATGCTCATGCCCCTGGGCGAGCTGCTCGGCATCGGCCCGGACAGCGAGGTCGTCCCCACCGGCAGGCCCCTCTCCATCAAGTGCGGGGAAGGGCTCCTGGGCCGCGTCCTCAACGGCATCGGCGAGCCCATGGACGGCAAGCCCCTGCCCACCGAGGGCCTGTTCGACTGGTCCGTGGACCGCGACTGCCCGGACCCCTTCAAGCGCCAGCGCATCGAGCGGCCACTGCCCCTGGGCGTGCGCTGCATCGACGGACTGCTCACCGTGGGCGAGGGCCAGCGCGTGGGCCTCTTCGCCGGCTCCGGCGTCGGCAAGTCCACGCTGATGGGCCAGATAGCGCGCAACACCAAGGCCGACCTGTGCGTGGTGGCGCTGATCGGCGAGCGTGGCCGCGAAGTGCGCGAGTTCATCGAGGACGCCATGGGCGAGGAGGGCATGAAGCGCTCCGTGCTGGTGTGCGCCACCTCGGACCAGCCCAGCCTCGTGCGTCTGCGCGCCGCCTACGTGGCCACCGCCATCGCCGAGTACTTCCGCGAGCGCGGCGGCAACGTCCTCTTCATGCTCGACACGGTGACCCGTCTGGCCCGTGCCCAGCGTGAAATCGGCCTCGCCATCGGTGAGCCCCCGGCCCGCCAGGGCTACCCGCCCAGCGTGTTCTCCATGCTGCCGCGCATCCTCGAGCGCACGGGCAACTCGGACAAGGGCAAGTGCACCGCCATCTACACCTGCCTCGTGGCCGGCGGTGACATGGAAGAGCCCATCGCCGACGAGGTCCGCGGTATTCTCGACGGCCACTTCATCCTCAACCGTGCCCTGGGCGAGCGCAATCAGTGGCCCGCCATGGACGTGCTCGCCAGCCTCTCCCGTGTGATGAGCGGCATCGTCTCCAAGGACCACAAGAAGGCCGCCGGCAAGCTGCGCGAGACGCTCGCCACCTACGAGAAGCAGCGCGACCTCATCCTCCTGGGCGCCTACCAGTACGGCACGGACCCCCGGACGGACTACGCCATCGACAAGTACGACGCCATCATCGACTTCCTCAAGCAGGACACCCACTCCAACAGTGGATTCGACGAGACCGTCGAGCAGCTCATCGCCCTCTTCGAAGAGTGA
- a CDS encoding FliH/SctL family protein gives MAIGKVIKGDSGAEPLPGGDRPVLRPPRPGVMNAEVFDARQTAQGIIEEANREKERILAEAQREREDLLAKTREQGRQEGLAQATETLLRAKMQAGEILAQQERDVVALACKIAEKIIGRDVERDPSLLADICAKAIEELRNARAVVLRVNPKSAAVLRARKAELMELIGRAVDVSIKEDADVAPVGCIVQTEFGKVDAQLPTQFEMLQNVLFPDQGKKDGPA, from the coding sequence ATGGCGATCGGCAAGGTGATCAAGGGCGATTCGGGGGCCGAGCCTCTACCCGGTGGGGACAGGCCGGTGCTCCGTCCTCCGCGGCCGGGCGTGATGAACGCCGAGGTCTTCGATGCCCGGCAGACCGCCCAGGGCATCATCGAGGAGGCGAATCGCGAGAAGGAGCGCATCCTCGCGGAGGCCCAGCGCGAGCGCGAGGACCTGCTGGCCAAGACGCGCGAGCAGGGCCGGCAGGAAGGCCTGGCCCAGGCCACGGAGACGCTGCTGCGCGCGAAGATGCAGGCCGGGGAGATCCTCGCCCAGCAGGAGCGCGACGTGGTGGCCCTGGCGTGCAAGATCGCCGAGAAGATCATCGGCCGCGACGTGGAGCGCGACCCCTCGCTGCTGGCGGACATCTGCGCCAAGGCCATCGAGGAGCTGCGCAACGCGCGGGCGGTGGTGCTGAGGGTCAATCCCAAGTCGGCGGCGGTGCTGCGCGCCCGCAAGGCGGAGCTGATGGAGCTCATCGGCCGGGCGGTGGACGTGTCCATCAAGGAAGACGCGGACGTGGCCCCGGTGGGCTGCATCGTGCAGACGGAGTTCGGCAAGGTGGACGCGCAGCTGCCCACCCAGTTCGAGATGCTGCAGAACGTGCTCTTCCCCGATCAGGGCAAGAAGGACGGTCCCGCCTAA
- a CDS encoding type III secretion protein, whose product MTLRPYALAALLALAVGTGCTIDLQHDLTEQDANEIYVLLSKNGIAATKMKEEGGNELRFRIQVPKADAAQAAELLRAYSLPRPMEKGLNHFAKGGMVPTATEERAMLLKALGGEVSNALNQIDGVLEARVIVMIPENNDLTQPENKPEPSASVFIKYRPGLKNESPIKREDVQQFVSTAVPELKPASVTVLLTPALAPDAEVGPESRLQDVFGMRMTASSVSQFRMMAGVAVMIILAAIGLAVWPMLRGDAAPATGRPRPKQ is encoded by the coding sequence ATGACGCTCCGACCGTACGCGCTCGCCGCCCTCCTCGCTCTCGCGGTGGGGACCGGCTGCACCATCGACCTGCAACACGACCTGACCGAGCAGGACGCCAATGAGATCTACGTCCTGCTCAGCAAGAACGGCATCGCCGCCACGAAGATGAAGGAAGAGGGTGGCAACGAGCTGCGCTTCCGGATCCAGGTGCCCAAGGCGGACGCGGCCCAGGCCGCCGAGCTGCTGCGCGCGTACTCGCTGCCGCGGCCCATGGAGAAGGGCCTGAACCACTTCGCCAAGGGCGGCATGGTGCCCACCGCGACCGAGGAGCGCGCCATGTTGCTCAAGGCGCTCGGCGGCGAGGTGTCCAACGCGCTCAATCAGATCGACGGCGTGCTGGAGGCGCGGGTCATCGTGATGATCCCGGAGAACAACGATCTCACGCAGCCGGAGAACAAGCCGGAGCCCTCGGCGTCGGTGTTCATCAAGTACCGGCCGGGCCTCAAGAACGAGTCGCCCATCAAGCGCGAGGACGTGCAGCAGTTCGTCTCCACGGCGGTGCCGGAGCTGAAGCCCGCGTCGGTGACGGTGCTGCTGACGCCGGCGCTGGCGCCCGACGCGGAGGTGGGCCCGGAGAGCCGCCTGCAGGACGTGTTCGGCATGCGGATGACGGCCTCCAGCGTGAGCCAGTTCCGGATGATGGCGGGCGTGGCCGTGATGATCATCCTGGCCGCCATCGGCCTGGCGGTGTGGCCCATGCTCCGGGGCGATGCCGCTCCCGCCACGGGCCGGCCCCGCCCCAAGCAGTGA
- a CDS encoding ATP-dependent helicase HrpB: protein MAGPMAGVSAAQIAQQKLQDQGAQQVNKQGASKFDAALANKAQAAGGPEQVQAAQATQATQRTEQIRHTESVNKTEKAALNKVNTAGQEPATARGAEAVNGKQEANKVGNMLSHVVGELEKGQVNMDKLIQAGASGKTFSNAELLSLQAGMYKYTQELDLTSKVVEKATSGLKDTLKTQV from the coding sequence ATGGCGGGTCCGATGGCCGGCGTCTCGGCGGCGCAGATCGCTCAACAGAAGTTGCAGGATCAGGGCGCGCAGCAGGTCAACAAGCAGGGAGCCTCGAAGTTCGACGCGGCCCTCGCTAACAAGGCCCAGGCCGCGGGCGGGCCGGAGCAGGTCCAGGCCGCCCAGGCCACTCAGGCGACCCAGCGCACCGAGCAGATCCGCCACACCGAGTCCGTCAACAAGACGGAGAAGGCGGCGCTCAACAAGGTGAACACCGCCGGCCAGGAGCCCGCCACCGCGCGCGGCGCCGAGGCCGTCAACGGCAAGCAGGAGGCCAACAAGGTTGGCAACATGCTGTCGCACGTGGTGGGCGAGCTGGAGAAGGGCCAGGTCAACATGGACAAGCTCATCCAGGCCGGCGCCTCCGGAAAGACGTTCTCCAACGCCGAGCTGCTCTCGCTCCAGGCCGGCATGTACAAGTACACGCAGGAGCTGGACCTGACGAGCAAGGTCGTCGAGAAGGCCACCAGCGGTCTGAAGGACACGCTGAAGACCCAGGTGTAA